A single window of Paenibacillus sp. SYP-B4298 DNA harbors:
- a CDS encoding ATP-binding protein: MQEMIKPPAEQLYAAELAALQAEDRGGRPPNWRMSPAAVRDFIIGRETPIVHNGEKVEITRKFYGNDVLIERAVVTLAGNRGLMLAGEPGTAKTMLSELLSAAICGTSMNTIQGTAGTTEDMVKYSWNYAMLLDQGPSEAALVPSPLYTGMKEGILTRFEEITRCPAEVQDSLISIMSDKVLHIPELKEGNLFAKPGFNIIATANIRDKGVNEMSGALKRRFNFETVRPVNNVKLEARIIESQAKALLRSGGIDSEIDVEVVELLATTFMELRTGQTREGYRVDSPQAALSTAEAVSVYVESAMTSYYYESKPMALNRLVQSMQGTIVKENEKDLALLKAYFSKIVKERAAVEPLWKAYYEEKQWIG, from the coding sequence ATGCAAGAGATGATCAAACCACCCGCAGAGCAATTGTATGCGGCCGAGCTTGCTGCGCTGCAGGCAGAGGATCGCGGAGGACGTCCGCCCAACTGGCGCATGTCGCCGGCGGCGGTGCGGGACTTTATTATAGGGCGGGAAACGCCGATTGTACATAACGGGGAAAAGGTCGAGATTACGCGTAAGTTCTATGGCAATGACGTGCTGATCGAACGGGCTGTCGTTACGCTGGCGGGCAACCGCGGGCTCATGCTGGCGGGCGAACCGGGAACCGCGAAGACGATGCTGAGCGAGCTGCTGTCGGCGGCAATCTGCGGGACGAGCATGAATACGATTCAGGGGACGGCAGGGACGACAGAGGATATGGTCAAATACTCGTGGAACTATGCGATGCTGCTCGATCAGGGGCCGTCCGAGGCGGCTCTTGTGCCTTCGCCTCTCTATACGGGGATGAAGGAGGGCATCCTGACCCGCTTCGAGGAGATCACACGCTGCCCGGCCGAGGTGCAGGACAGCTTGATCAGCATCATGAGCGACAAGGTGCTTCATATCCCGGAGCTGAAGGAAGGCAATCTGTTCGCCAAGCCTGGCTTCAACATTATTGCTACAGCCAATATCAGGGATAAAGGCGTCAATGAGATGAGCGGCGCCCTGAAGCGGCGCTTCAACTTCGAGACCGTGCGCCCCGTCAACAACGTGAAGCTGGAGGCGCGTATTATCGAGAGCCAGGCTAAGGCACTCCTGCGCTCAGGAGGCATCGACAGCGAGATCGACGTGGAGGTTGTCGAGCTGCTGGCGACCACCTTCATGGAGCTGCGAACCGGACAGACACGCGAGGGCTACCGGGTGGACAGTCCGCAGGCGGCTCTCAGCACGGCGGAGGCGGTATCAGTCTATGTGGAGAGTGCCATGACCTCCTACTATTATGAGAGCAAGCCGATGGCTCTGAACCGGCTCGTTCAGAGCATGCAAGGAACCATCGTGAAGGAGAATGAGAAGGATCTGGCGCTGCTGAAGGCGTATTTCTCGAAGATCGTCAAGGAGCGTGCTGCGGTAGAGCCGCTCTGGAAGGCATATTATGAGGAAAAGCAATGGATCGGCTGA
- a CDS encoding DUF4132 domain-containing protein — MLMEDRTLEMLVERFAEACAAEYSVTEDRSRQIADYVAGKTEDFPDLLEQSNYYSYRTMGALEKLSKKDDSDILFRAAAIVLRTGTESNRYYWNLRAFPIVLGKEAEPLGLSGDSKLGSQRLEAILLRLRKLIRYAGIEPVVLEIRSTLRSCGFGTKNLCGVGEVYSLLLHLALLRELDEDVAKQESKSLPELLRALLEQDAARLEQELRRLIEPMLRYSLPHKDNISALDLNASILQSRRERAIADYMSGKQGECEQPTRDQFNEAMLTIHSALFFVMNMAGGSSRLLQEPGVIGSLLLRAVRILHEVYPLEVRAYLLTLERSATGNDKALTGVVPLDEPFGLIEQLLQELNSYYVSWGVLRAAIASEPEQSMRAFELVSHPFLRLYLRKELDEMQIEMPEGTPTVEELVYELLRDKRHGAKYGLFWARYLQGEMTAEEYLQDHNNKHLFYERHQDRKRPFLFIATSFLSIDSEPYRRLAIILPKLQELAAQAFALLYKGDQFSATRMLERYGDDPEVDRDRLLGMLFRLHGQQGYTSGPMSDEEFRGLVKGYVPEAISCYKELSVDSRLLLLETVFQAREEIATDLLVEIVRQGLADSSKKAKQLAAAELGAAASHDPRLYVELYRKEKKAGVRELVLHVIRKLPDSKSLYTELLSTEKSEEFRAMIQTLLDTADSSPAQAHAAIADVTDGKKLARIGWLSPDDLPDLLNVSGEALDPRIKKYVLTQAMEHTTAPNEQLLELRQYASSNSLARFAVELVQLWLSHDAPAKEKWVLYIGALFGDRSLSDLLGAQIKYWADNSRGAIAAEAVRALAYLQEPAALLAIDKIKRTVKNKQVKGAAEEALLQAAEAQGLTTEQLEDRLITSLGFDSRGVQTLSYGERSFQVKVSRDLQVVIVNEETGKTMKSLPAPGAKDDAELAAQSKSRLTQLKKDLKAMAALQAQRLEESLSKQRLWSSEEWTELFVRNMIMQQFAVGLIWGVYEGGKPTDTFRYMEDGSFNTVDEDEYELADGVMIGLVHPLELDKQTLEAWKSQLEDYEIKQPFEQLNRMIYLVGEDEQEAKEYKQLPGEDFSPTAFPKALEKYGWYKGMAQDAGYYYELYKDYGELIAELRISGTSISYYEGLEDITLESVHFYPNRHNKYHYYDPSQAIAFNRIPGRVFSETVYDIMRAAGR, encoded by the coding sequence ATGTTAATGGAAGACCGTACCCTGGAAATGCTGGTTGAGCGGTTCGCGGAGGCCTGCGCTGCAGAATATTCCGTCACAGAGGATCGTTCGCGGCAGATTGCGGATTATGTTGCAGGCAAGACGGAGGACTTTCCCGACCTGCTGGAGCAATCCAATTATTATTCCTATCGCACAATGGGGGCTCTCGAAAAGCTCTCGAAGAAGGATGACAGCGACATTTTATTTCGGGCTGCTGCGATCGTGCTGCGGACAGGCACGGAAAGCAACCGATACTACTGGAACCTGCGCGCGTTCCCGATTGTACTGGGCAAGGAAGCGGAGCCTCTGGGTCTGAGCGGTGACAGCAAGCTTGGCAGTCAACGGCTTGAGGCCATCCTGCTGCGTCTGCGCAAGCTGATCCGCTATGCAGGTATAGAGCCTGTCGTATTGGAGATTCGTTCGACCTTGCGAAGCTGTGGATTCGGAACGAAAAACCTCTGCGGAGTAGGGGAAGTATATAGTCTGCTGCTCCATCTCGCGCTGCTCCGTGAACTGGATGAGGATGTGGCGAAACAGGAGAGCAAATCATTGCCGGAGCTGCTGAGAGCCTTGCTGGAGCAGGATGCAGCCCGTCTGGAGCAGGAGCTCCGCAGGCTGATTGAGCCGATGCTGCGCTACAGCTTGCCGCATAAGGATAATATCTCTGCGCTCGATCTGAATGCGAGCATTCTGCAATCTCGCAGGGAGAGGGCGATTGCGGATTATATGTCTGGGAAGCAAGGGGAGTGTGAGCAGCCAACTCGCGACCAGTTTAATGAAGCGATGCTGACGATTCACAGCGCGTTGTTCTTCGTCATGAATATGGCGGGCGGCTCGTCGCGGCTGCTACAGGAGCCTGGTGTTATCGGCTCGCTATTATTGCGTGCAGTACGTATCCTGCATGAGGTCTATCCCCTGGAGGTGAGGGCGTACCTGTTAACGCTGGAACGCTCGGCCACCGGGAATGACAAGGCTCTGACGGGCGTGGTGCCGCTGGATGAACCATTTGGTCTAATCGAACAGCTTTTGCAAGAATTAAACAGCTATTATGTTTCCTGGGGGGTTCTGCGGGCAGCGATCGCTTCTGAGCCGGAGCAGTCGATGCGAGCATTCGAGCTGGTGAGCCATCCGTTCTTGCGACTGTACCTGCGCAAGGAGCTAGACGAGATGCAGATCGAAATGCCCGAGGGTACGCCGACGGTGGAGGAGCTGGTCTATGAGCTGCTAAGGGATAAGCGTCATGGCGCCAAGTATGGCTTGTTCTGGGCGCGTTATCTGCAAGGGGAGATGACAGCCGAAGAATATCTGCAAGATCACAATAACAAGCATCTGTTCTATGAACGGCATCAGGATCGGAAGCGTCCTTTCCTGTTCATCGCGACGTCCTTCCTCTCTATCGACTCGGAGCCGTATCGCAGGCTGGCCATCATCTTGCCTAAGCTGCAGGAGCTGGCTGCCCAGGCCTTTGCGTTGTTATACAAAGGCGATCAGTTTAGCGCAACGCGCATGCTGGAGCGATATGGCGATGACCCGGAGGTTGATCGTGACCGCTTGCTTGGCATGCTGTTCCGGCTGCATGGACAGCAGGGATACACGAGCGGCCCGATGTCGGATGAGGAATTCCGCGGCCTTGTGAAAGGGTATGTGCCCGAAGCTATTAGCTGCTATAAGGAGCTGTCCGTCGACTCGCGGTTACTCTTGCTGGAGACGGTGTTTCAAGCAAGGGAGGAGATAGCGACCGACCTGCTGGTGGAGATCGTGCGCCAGGGCTTGGCTGACAGCTCCAAGAAAGCGAAGCAACTGGCAGCAGCCGAGCTGGGCGCGGCAGCGAGTCATGATCCGCGGCTATATGTTGAGCTTTATCGGAAGGAGAAAAAGGCCGGGGTAAGGGAGCTGGTGCTCCATGTCATCCGCAAGCTGCCGGACAGCAAGAGCTTGTATACGGAGCTTCTGTCCACCGAGAAGTCGGAGGAGTTCAGGGCGATGATCCAGACGCTATTGGACACCGCTGACAGCAGCCCTGCACAGGCGCATGCGGCTATAGCAGACGTGACGGATGGCAAGAAGCTGGCGCGCATAGGGTGGCTGTCTCCTGATGATCTGCCGGATCTGCTGAATGTCAGCGGTGAGGCGCTTGACCCTCGTATCAAGAAATATGTGCTGACGCAAGCTATGGAGCATACGACAGCACCGAATGAGCAGTTGCTGGAGCTCAGGCAGTATGCGAGCAGTAATTCGCTAGCCCGCTTTGCCGTGGAGCTGGTACAGCTCTGGCTCAGCCATGATGCTCCGGCAAAGGAGAAGTGGGTGCTCTATATCGGCGCATTGTTCGGTGATCGCAGCTTGTCTGATCTGCTGGGCGCGCAGATTAAATACTGGGCGGACAACAGCCGCGGGGCAATCGCAGCCGAGGCGGTCAGGGCGCTAGCCTATCTGCAGGAGCCGGCAGCGCTCCTGGCTATCGACAAGATCAAGCGCACAGTCAAGAACAAGCAGGTCAAAGGCGCAGCCGAGGAAGCGCTGCTGCAGGCTGCGGAAGCGCAAGGGTTGACGACAGAGCAGTTGGAGGATCGACTGATCACCTCGCTTGGCTTCGATAGCCGTGGAGTGCAGACGCTGAGCTATGGGGAGCGTTCCTTTCAGGTCAAGGTGAGTCGTGATCTGCAGGTTGTCATCGTAAACGAGGAGACCGGTAAGACGATGAAGAGTCTGCCGGCGCCCGGGGCGAAGGATGATGCCGAGCTGGCTGCCCAATCGAAGTCAAGACTGACACAATTGAAGAAGGATTTGAAGGCAATGGCCGCCCTGCAGGCGCAGCGGCTGGAGGAGTCGCTGTCCAAGCAACGGCTGTGGAGCTCTGAAGAATGGACGGAGCTGTTCGTGCGCAATATGATTATGCAGCAATTTGCGGTCGGTCTGATCTGGGGCGTCTATGAAGGCGGCAAGCCGACAGATACGTTCCGTTATATGGAGGATGGCTCATTTAACACGGTAGATGAGGATGAGTACGAGCTGGCGGATGGGGTAATGATTGGTCTTGTACATCCGCTGGAGCTGGACAAGCAGACGCTAGAGGCATGGAAATCGCAGTTGGAGGATTATGAGATCAAGCAGCCGTTCGAGCAGTTGAACCGCATGATATACCTGGTGGGAGAGGATGAGCAGGAGGCGAAGGAGTACAAGCAACTGCCCGGGGAGGACTTCTCCCCGACAGCATTTCCTAAGGCACTGGAGAAGTATGGCTGGTACAAAGGTATGGCTCAGGATGCAGGGTACTATTATGAGCTGTACAAGGATTATGGTGAGCTGATTGCAGAGCTGAGGATTAGCGGGACGAGCATTAGCTATTATGAAGGCCTTGAGGATATTACACTGGAATCTGTGCACTTCTACCCGAATCGTCATAATAAATACCATTACTATGATCCAAGCCAAGCTATCGCCTTCAATCGAATTCCTGGCCGAGTATTCAGTGAGACTGTCTATGATATTATGCGCGCGGCGGGACGCTAA
- a CDS encoding VWA domain-containing protein, whose protein sequence is MEADIKQDGQEERSSREVLNRWRLILGQSADHGLSSSPDYSADQFGYMEMDEILSYLYDREYGEEQGYRRGGGQEASRLTVPKWLHRMRTLFPKQTAEVLEKQALDRYGLTELLTDKKLLESLEPNMNLLKNVLQFKGRMKGAVLHSAKEIVRQVVEELRKQLESHVQAGIVGKRSRYTRSPIKSIRNLNMRKTIVSNLKNYDRKRQRFVIDKLYFDGSIQSYNKWDIIIGVDESGSMLDSVIYSSVMASIFYKLNALRTRLFIFDTQIVDLSDRLEDPVDLLMNVQLGGGTHIAQAVRYGETLIENPARTIFILVTDLEEGYTLPPMYRACKDIIDAGAKLLVLTALDFGGEPIYNRQAAQTLANMGAHVAAITPHMLADWIAETIS, encoded by the coding sequence GTGGAAGCTGATATTAAGCAGGATGGACAGGAGGAGCGCAGCTCCCGGGAGGTGCTGAACCGCTGGCGCCTTATTCTGGGGCAATCGGCCGATCATGGCTTGTCCAGCTCACCCGATTACTCGGCGGATCAGTTCGGTTATATGGAGATGGATGAAATATTGAGCTATCTATATGACCGGGAGTATGGAGAAGAGCAGGGCTACCGACGCGGTGGAGGGCAGGAAGCATCACGGCTTACAGTACCGAAGTGGCTGCACAGGATGCGGACGCTCTTCCCCAAGCAGACAGCGGAGGTTTTGGAGAAGCAGGCGCTCGACCGCTACGGCCTAACGGAGCTGCTGACGGATAAGAAGCTGCTGGAGTCGCTGGAGCCGAATATGAACCTGCTGAAGAATGTGCTCCAGTTCAAGGGAAGGATGAAGGGCGCGGTGCTGCATAGCGCCAAGGAGATCGTGCGTCAGGTTGTGGAGGAGCTGCGCAAGCAGCTTGAATCTCATGTGCAAGCAGGCATTGTCGGCAAGCGAAGCCGCTATACGCGCAGTCCGATCAAGTCGATCCGCAACCTCAATATGCGCAAGACGATCGTAAGCAATCTGAAGAATTACGACCGGAAACGGCAGCGATTTGTCATTGACAAGCTCTATTTTGATGGCTCGATTCAGTCCTATAACAAATGGGACATCATCATCGGCGTGGATGAGAGCGGAAGCATGCTGGATTCCGTAATCTATAGCTCGGTGATGGCCAGCATCTTCTATAAGCTGAATGCACTCCGAACACGGCTGTTTATTTTTGATACCCAGATCGTCGATCTGTCGGACAGGCTGGAAGACCCCGTCGACCTGCTGATGAATGTACAGTTAGGCGGGGGGACGCACATTGCCCAGGCGGTACGGTATGGCGAGACGCTGATTGAGAATCCTGCTCGCACCATCTTTATTCTCGTCACCGATCTGGAGGAGGGCTACACGCTGCCGCCGATGTATCGGGCATGCAAGGATATTATCGATGCGGGCGCGAAGCTGCTCGTGTTGACGGCACTTGATTTTGGCGGAGAGCCGATCTATAACAGACAGGCAGCCCAGACGCTGGCCAATATGGGGGCGCATGTCGCTGCAATTACACCGCATATGCTGGCCGATTGGATTGCAGAGACAATCTCCTGA
- a CDS encoding pyridoxamine 5'-phosphate oxidase family protein, protein MMNHETKASAHGLQGAREIRRHGLVPLSETQAMAGALQLIADSETVIVGSLDQNGYPQMKAMFKRRAEGIKHVWFSTHASSKRTFCFKYNDKASLYVADSGRMAGLLLTGRMELVHDMDMKQALWMDGWEAYYPLGITDPEYTLLRFTAFSGNYYQGLQNVNFTL, encoded by the coding sequence ATGATGAATCATGAAACCAAGGCCAGCGCGCATGGCTTGCAGGGAGCACGGGAAATTAGGCGCCATGGGCTTGTTCCATTGTCGGAGACACAAGCTATGGCGGGAGCGCTTCAACTTATCGCTGACTCGGAGACAGTCATTGTGGGCTCACTCGATCAGAATGGCTATCCACAGATGAAGGCTATGTTCAAACGCAGAGCCGAGGGTATCAAGCATGTCTGGTTCAGTACACACGCTTCTTCCAAGCGCACGTTCTGCTTCAAGTACAATGACAAGGCCTCTCTATATGTTGCCGATTCAGGCCGAATGGCCGGACTGCTGCTGACGGGGCGAATGGAGCTCGTACACGATATGGACATGAAGCAGGCACTGTGGATGGATGGCTGGGAGGCATACTACCCGCTGGGTATCACTGACCCGGAGTATACCTTATTGCGGTTTACAGCATTCTCTGGGAACTACTATCAGGGATTGCAAAACGTCAATTTTACACTGTAG
- a CDS encoding DUF5682 family protein: MDRLMDVAPSEQVREIERAFAEQVMNEELGVVFFPVRHHSPACSHHLLAMIGQYRPDIILIEGPVNATELIPILTDEATVPPVSLYCTFESEEGKAAYYYPLLSYSPEYVAMKEAARRGIPARFIDLDDYGRRVAGEHKEGEQAEQATAQDETLLAGSQFMEALCSNLNCRSFDELWEKMVEINGLVADTREFVRIVFTYCTLSRMCYSDEQLGQFGDLEREAHMRACIAQAVAEYGRVLVVTGGFHTYALLPPYPSSGEPAGRASSDRALTAAYPMVYTFMEADRLNGYASGMPYVNYYDQIWNQMHRKRKSGPLQLREQPYTDVAASLLAQLARQLRQSEEAVSTSDAIEAYRMLHGLAELRGKREGGVFELQDAALSAFVKGEHTLATDQPLQQLALLLTGDKIGTVAPNKLAVPIVEDFKARSAQLKLQLNVTGKHSKTLDIYAKPQHRLLSQWFHCISFLVGEFATRQAGPDWVAYKDMNLVRESWSYSYSSRIEARFIECSIYGGTVREAAARKLQEQALAIPEHHSSELVGLLLQAGLMGLQESVRSLYERVEQALHADAQFLSICRSLNTLVRMRQHSRLLGLSDDGQLPRLAQEAYRMALLQLPHLTETHADEQPAVAQSLQLLSMLAGSEPERYERDGLHQQLDELLDMAALPPLLEGSAISIAAALGSRSREEIMQRAKGYIRGTPDKAKQSALYLQGVCASARDVFLYDSRLLSELNHLIGELPYDDFIAMVPELRLAFTHFTPVESSLIAEKVAALHQTTMYELELPAVKERALIEARRMDEAIRKEFAAWKLILSRMDRRSAAPGRC, translated from the coding sequence ATGGATCGGCTGATGGATGTTGCCCCGTCCGAGCAGGTTCGGGAGATCGAGCGAGCCTTCGCCGAGCAGGTGATGAATGAAGAGCTGGGCGTCGTCTTCTTCCCTGTACGACATCATAGCCCCGCCTGCTCGCACCATCTGCTGGCGATGATTGGACAGTATCGCCCGGACATCATACTGATCGAAGGCCCGGTGAATGCGACGGAGCTCATCCCGATCCTGACAGATGAGGCCACTGTCCCTCCGGTTAGCCTCTATTGCACCTTCGAGTCGGAGGAGGGCAAGGCCGCGTATTATTATCCGTTGCTGAGCTATTCGCCAGAGTATGTTGCCATGAAGGAGGCGGCGCGGCGCGGCATCCCTGCCCGCTTCATCGACCTGGACGATTACGGGCGCAGGGTGGCAGGGGAGCACAAGGAAGGAGAGCAAGCAGAGCAGGCCACGGCACAGGATGAGACGCTGCTGGCAGGCTCGCAGTTTATGGAAGCACTCTGCAGCAATCTGAATTGCCGCAGCTTCGATGAGCTGTGGGAGAAGATGGTGGAGATTAATGGTCTTGTTGCTGATACGCGCGAATTTGTGCGGATCGTGTTCACGTACTGCACCCTGTCGCGGATGTGCTACTCCGATGAGCAGCTAGGGCAATTCGGCGATCTGGAACGGGAAGCTCATATGCGCGCTTGCATTGCCCAAGCAGTGGCTGAGTACGGGCGGGTGCTTGTCGTTACCGGGGGCTTCCATACCTACGCCCTGCTTCCTCCATATCCATCGTCAGGCGAGCCAGCGGGCAGGGCTAGCTCCGATCGGGCTCTTACTGCTGCTTACCCCATGGTATATACGTTCATGGAGGCTGACCGACTGAATGGTTATGCCAGCGGAATGCCGTATGTGAATTATTATGATCAGATATGGAATCAGATGCATCGCAAGCGCAAGTCCGGGCCGCTGCAGTTGCGTGAGCAGCCTTATACTGATGTTGCTGCTTCGCTGCTTGCGCAGCTTGCACGCCAATTGCGGCAGAGCGAGGAGGCTGTGTCTACCAGCGATGCGATAGAAGCCTATCGGATGCTGCATGGCCTGGCTGAGCTGCGCGGCAAACGGGAGGGCGGTGTCTTCGAACTGCAGGATGCCGCGTTGTCGGCCTTCGTCAAGGGGGAGCATACGCTGGCAACGGATCAGCCGCTGCAGCAGCTTGCGCTGCTGCTTACGGGGGATAAGATCGGCACGGTCGCCCCGAACAAGCTGGCTGTGCCGATTGTAGAGGATTTCAAGGCACGCAGCGCGCAGCTCAAGCTGCAGCTTAATGTCACGGGCAAGCATTCAAAGACGCTGGATATATATGCCAAGCCGCAGCATCGGTTGCTGAGTCAGTGGTTTCATTGCATCAGCTTTCTGGTCGGTGAGTTTGCTACTCGTCAAGCCGGCCCGGACTGGGTGGCATACAAGGATATGAATCTGGTAAGGGAGAGCTGGTCGTATTCGTATTCCTCACGCATTGAAGCAAGGTTTATCGAATGCTCAATCTATGGCGGCACAGTCAGGGAGGCGGCAGCTCGCAAGCTGCAGGAGCAGGCCTTGGCCATACCGGAGCATCATAGCTCCGAGCTGGTCGGCTTGCTGCTGCAGGCTGGACTGATGGGATTGCAGGAGTCAGTGCGCAGCTTGTACGAGCGGGTAGAACAGGCGTTGCACGCCGATGCTCAATTCCTCTCCATCTGCCGAAGCCTGAATACACTGGTACGCATGCGACAGCACAGTCGACTGTTGGGACTGTCGGATGACGGACAACTGCCGCGTCTTGCACAGGAGGCGTATCGCATGGCGCTGCTGCAGCTACCCCACCTGACCGAGACGCATGCCGACGAGCAGCCAGCAGTTGCACAGAGCCTGCAACTGTTGTCGATGCTAGCCGGGAGCGAGCCGGAGCGTTATGAGAGGGATGGCCTTCACCAGCAACTGGATGAGCTGCTGGACATGGCAGCGCTGCCCCCGCTGCTGGAAGGCAGTGCAATCTCGATTGCTGCGGCGCTCGGCAGCAGAAGCAGAGAGGAGATTATGCAGCGGGCAAAGGGATACATCCGCGGTACGCCAGACAAGGCCAAGCAATCCGCACTGTATCTGCAGGGTGTCTGCGCGTCGGCGCGTGATGTCTTCTTGTATGACAGTCGTCTGCTCTCTGAGCTGAATCACCTGATTGGCGAGCTGCCGTATGATGATTTCATCGCCATGGTACCAGAGCTGCGTCTGGCCTTTACTCATTTTACACCTGTTGAGAGCAGTCTGATCGCAGAGAAAGTCGCGGCCTTGCATCAGACAACAATGTATGAACTGGAGCTGCCGGCTGTGAAGGAGCGGGCGCTGATCGAGGCGAGAAGGATGGATGAAGCGATACGGAAGGAGTTTGCTGCGTGGAAGCTGATATTAAGCAGGATGGACAGGAGGAGCGCAGCTCCCGGGAGGTGCTGA